A window of Streptomyces sp. DG1A-41 contains these coding sequences:
- a CDS encoding 3-deoxy-7-phosphoheptulonate synthase: protein MQSLPTPTEADSDSLVADVPPEGVGGQHRTHLTSTPEELLTALPLSTAAARSVSAGRRMTRAVLSGDDDRMLVVVGPCSIHDVDAGLAYARSLGELAAELADDLAVVMRVYVEKPRTTVGWTGLLADPALDGSLDLDRGLRTVRTLMLEIAETGLPIATEWLSPAAPAYLADLISWGAIGARTVESQVHRQLASGLPMPVGMKNGSTGSVGVAVDAIRSAAARHAYLGHGPDGRPVTLRTSGNPDCHVVLRGASDRPNYRAEDVRETAGLLRAAGLPSGVVIDASHGNSGKDHERQALVAREIGAQVAAGDSDIRGVMLEGFLIPGRQDLGRGEPVFGQSVTDACMGWDATVGVLRDLAAATRGRRTVTASVR from the coding sequence ATGCAGAGTCTTCCCACGCCGACCGAGGCAGATTCCGATTCCCTGGTCGCCGACGTTCCGCCGGAGGGCGTCGGCGGGCAGCACCGCACCCATCTGACCAGCACCCCCGAAGAGCTGCTGACCGCGTTGCCACTGAGCACGGCCGCGGCGCGGTCGGTGAGCGCCGGGCGCCGGATGACACGCGCGGTGCTGAGCGGTGACGACGACCGGATGCTCGTGGTGGTCGGCCCGTGCTCGATCCACGACGTCGACGCGGGTCTGGCGTACGCCCGGTCACTGGGTGAGCTGGCGGCCGAGCTCGCTGACGACCTGGCGGTGGTCATGCGGGTGTACGTCGAGAAGCCCCGCACCACCGTCGGATGGACCGGGCTGCTCGCCGATCCGGCGCTGGACGGCAGCCTGGATCTCGATCGAGGGCTGCGCACGGTCCGTACGCTCATGCTGGAGATCGCGGAAACGGGCCTGCCCATCGCCACGGAGTGGCTGAGCCCGGCGGCTCCGGCGTACCTGGCCGATCTGATCTCGTGGGGCGCGATCGGCGCCCGGACCGTGGAGAGCCAGGTGCACCGGCAGCTGGCGAGCGGTCTGCCCATGCCCGTGGGCATGAAGAACGGCAGCACCGGCTCGGTGGGTGTCGCCGTCGACGCCATCCGGTCCGCGGCCGCCCGCCATGCCTACCTGGGCCACGGCCCGGACGGCCGGCCCGTCACCCTGCGCACGAGCGGCAACCCCGACTGCCACGTGGTGCTGCGCGGCGCCTCGGACCGGCCCAACTACCGCGCCGAGGACGTGCGCGAGACGGCGGGCCTGCTGCGGGCGGCCGGTCTGCCCTCGGGCGTGGTGATCGACGCCAGCCACGGCAACAGCGGCAAGGACCATGAGCGCCAGGCCCTCGTCGCCCGGGAGATCGGGGCCCAGGTCGCAGCCGGCGACAGCGACATCCGCGGCGTGATGCTGGAGGGCTTCCTGATCCCCGGGCGCCAGGATCTCGGGCGCGGCGAGCCCGTGTTCGGGCAGAGCGTCACCGACGCCTGCATGGGGTGGGACGCCACCGTCGGCGTCCTCCGGGACCTGGCTGCGGCGACCCGTGGGCGCCGCACCGTGACGGCTTCCGTTCGCTGA
- a CDS encoding Lrp/AsnC family transcriptional regulator produces the protein MLNDLDERIVHALAEDARRSYADIGHIVGLSAPAVKRRVDRLRATGAITGFTVRVDPGALGWQTEGFVEIYCRGNTSPETIQRGLERYQEVVAASTVTGDADAIAQVFASDMRHFERVLERIAGEPFVERTKSVLVLSPLLRRFSSGSPT, from the coding sequence GTGCTGAACGATCTCGACGAACGCATCGTGCACGCCCTCGCCGAGGACGCCCGCCGCTCCTACGCCGACATCGGCCATATCGTCGGCCTGTCCGCACCCGCCGTGAAACGGCGCGTGGACCGGCTGCGCGCCACCGGAGCCATCACCGGCTTCACCGTACGGGTGGACCCGGGCGCCCTCGGCTGGCAGACCGAGGGGTTCGTCGAGATCTACTGCCGGGGCAACACCTCCCCGGAGACCATCCAGCGGGGCCTGGAGCGCTACCAGGAGGTCGTTGCCGCGTCCACCGTCACCGGGGACGCGGACGCGATCGCCCAGGTCTTCGCCTCCGACATGCGGCACTTCGAACGGGTACTGGAGCGGATCGCCGGGGAGCCGTTCGTCGAGCGGACCAAGTCCGTGCTCGTGCTCTCGCCGCTGCTGCGGCGCTTCTCGTCGGGATCGCCCACGTAA
- a CDS encoding amino acid permease, which yields MLDQGAPPNSSSQTAPPSPGVGARLMRRKPVESLVAEGGQGEGGTLRRSLGLWQLTMISIGATLGTGIFVVLGEAVPKAGPAVTLAFVIAGLTALFSALSYAELAGTIPVSGSSYSYAYATMGELIAWICGWCLVLEYGVSVAAVAVGWGEYLNELLDGTIGVTIPAALSAPPGDGGVFNLPALIVVLLAMAFLLGGARESARANTVMVIVKIAALVLFCAIGVQGFRSGNYENFMPLGMAGVSAAGATLFFSYIGFDAASTAGEEAKNAQRDLPRAIMLSLVIVTALYVLVAAVAVGAKPWKNFTGSEAALAQIMREVTGQTFWGTLLAFCAVIAIASVVLTVLYGQTRILFAMSRDGLVPKVFARVHPKTGTPRANTLIVSLFCGVLAAAIPLGQLADATSIGTLFAFALVNVAVVVLRRTRPDMPRTFRVPLSPVLPALGFAFCLWMMGSLSTVTWVVFGVWMAAGLVFYFVYGYRRSRLAPSEK from the coding sequence GTGCTCGACCAAGGCGCACCCCCGAACAGCAGTAGTCAGACCGCCCCGCCGTCCCCGGGCGTCGGGGCGCGCCTCATGCGTCGCAAGCCGGTGGAAAGCCTGGTCGCGGAGGGCGGCCAGGGCGAGGGAGGCACGCTGCGGCGCTCTCTCGGACTGTGGCAGCTCACCATGATCAGCATCGGTGCCACCCTCGGCACCGGCATCTTCGTCGTGCTCGGAGAGGCCGTCCCCAAGGCCGGCCCGGCCGTCACGCTCGCCTTCGTCATAGCCGGTCTGACCGCCCTGTTCTCGGCCCTGTCGTACGCCGAGCTGGCGGGCACCATCCCGGTCTCCGGCTCCTCGTACTCGTATGCGTACGCAACGATGGGCGAGCTGATCGCCTGGATCTGCGGCTGGTGCCTGGTCCTGGAGTACGGCGTGTCCGTCGCCGCGGTCGCCGTCGGCTGGGGCGAGTACCTCAACGAACTGCTCGACGGGACCATCGGCGTCACCATCCCGGCCGCCCTGTCCGCCCCGCCCGGCGACGGCGGCGTGTTCAACCTGCCCGCGCTGATCGTCGTCCTGCTCGCGATGGCGTTCCTGCTGGGCGGTGCCCGCGAGTCCGCCCGCGCCAACACCGTCATGGTCATCGTGAAGATCGCCGCGCTGGTGCTGTTCTGCGCCATCGGCGTCCAGGGCTTCCGCTCCGGCAACTACGAGAACTTCATGCCGCTGGGCATGGCGGGCGTCAGCGCCGCCGGGGCGACCCTGTTCTTCTCCTACATCGGCTTCGACGCAGCCTCCACCGCCGGCGAGGAGGCCAAGAACGCCCAGCGCGACCTGCCGCGCGCGATCATGCTGTCGCTGGTCATCGTCACGGCGCTGTACGTCCTCGTCGCCGCCGTCGCGGTCGGCGCCAAGCCCTGGAAGAACTTCACCGGCTCCGAGGCCGCCCTCGCCCAGATCATGCGCGAGGTCACCGGGCAGACCTTCTGGGGCACGCTGCTCGCCTTCTGCGCCGTCATCGCCATCGCGAGCGTGGTGCTGACCGTGCTGTACGGCCAGACCCGCATCCTGTTCGCCATGTCCCGCGACGGGCTGGTGCCGAAGGTGTTCGCCAGGGTCCACCCGAAGACCGGCACGCCCCGCGCCAACACCCTGATCGTGTCGCTGTTCTGCGGTGTCCTGGCCGCCGCGATTCCGCTCGGGCAGCTCGCCGACGCCACCAGCATCGGCACCCTCTTCGCCTTCGCGCTGGTCAACGTGGCCGTCGTGGTGCTGCGCCGGACCCGGCCGGACATGCCCCGCACCTTCCGGGTGCCGCTGTCCCCGGTCCTGCCCGCGCTGGGCTTCGCCTTCTGCCTCTGGATGATGGGCAGCCTGTCGACCGTGACCTGGGTGGTCTTCGGTGTCTGGATGGCCGCCGGGCTCGTGTTCTACTTCGTGTACGGCTATCGCCGTTCCCGACTCGCACCATCCGAAAAGTGA
- a CDS encoding MFS transporter, with the protein MTLSPARVPATGVRRLTTTLYGYAFLDDFVLLYPVYALLFADTGMSLWQISSLFALWSITSVVLEVPSGAWADAVSRRRLLWIGPLLTAVGFALWVAVPSYWAFAAGFVLWGAGGALGSGALEALVYDELDHLGAADRYARVMGRARAARLVGTVASLGLAGPVFAQGGYAAVGAASFLACVLTAVTATRFPEHRVRPDHADDSWATTLRTGLAEVRRDRSVRGALLLIPAVAAVWGALDEYTPLLVRDIGVAEATVPYLIMLIWAGVTVGSLLTGPAERLGPAGLAALLAGAALALAVGAAARSLAGIALVSLAFAGFQLAEVLADARLQHRIDESRRATLTSVASLGTELATVATFGVYALLGTDMAHSTVFAVLAIPYLVTALALARARAAGE; encoded by the coding sequence ATGACACTCTCACCCGCACGCGTGCCCGCCACCGGCGTCCGACGGCTGACGACCACGCTGTACGGTTACGCGTTCCTCGACGACTTCGTCCTGCTCTACCCGGTGTACGCGTTGCTGTTCGCCGACACCGGCATGTCGCTCTGGCAGATCTCCTCTCTGTTCGCCTTGTGGTCGATCACCTCGGTGGTGCTGGAAGTGCCCTCCGGTGCCTGGGCCGACGCCGTGTCGCGTCGCCGGCTGCTGTGGATCGGCCCGCTGCTCACCGCCGTCGGCTTCGCGCTGTGGGTGGCCGTCCCGTCGTACTGGGCCTTCGCGGCCGGATTCGTCCTGTGGGGCGCCGGCGGAGCGCTCGGCTCCGGCGCGCTGGAGGCGCTGGTGTACGACGAGCTGGATCATCTCGGTGCCGCCGACCGGTACGCGCGGGTCATGGGCCGGGCACGGGCCGCGCGGCTGGTGGGCACCGTGGCCTCCCTCGGCCTCGCGGGGCCCGTCTTCGCCCAGGGCGGCTACGCGGCCGTCGGTGCCGCGAGCTTCCTGGCCTGTGTGCTGACCGCCGTCACCGCGACCCGGTTCCCCGAGCACCGGGTGCGGCCGGACCACGCCGACGACAGCTGGGCGACGACCTTGCGGACCGGGCTCGCCGAGGTCCGCAGGGACCGCTCCGTGCGCGGTGCCCTGCTGCTGATTCCGGCCGTGGCGGCGGTGTGGGGCGCACTCGACGAGTACACCCCGCTGCTGGTCCGGGACATCGGCGTCGCCGAAGCGACGGTGCCCTACCTGATCATGCTGATCTGGGCGGGCGTCACCGTCGGCAGCCTCCTGACCGGACCGGCCGAACGCCTCGGCCCGGCCGGTCTCGCCGCGCTGCTCGCGGGCGCCGCACTGGCCCTGGCCGTCGGTGCCGCGGCCCGCTCACTGGCCGGCATCGCTCTGGTGAGCCTCGCCTTCGCCGGGTTCCAGCTGGCGGAGGTGCTGGCCGACGCCCGCCTCCAGCACCGTATCGACGAGTCCCGCCGGGCCACGCTCACCTCGGTGGCGAGCCTGGGCACCGAGCTGGCGACGGTCGCCACGTTCGGCGTGTACGCGCTGCTCGGCACGGACATGGCGCACAGCACCGTCTTCGCGGTGCTGGCGATCCCTTATCTGGTGACGGCGCTGGCGCTGGCTAGAGCTCGGGCTGCCGGGGAGTGA
- a CDS encoding aldehyde dehydrogenase family protein gives MLDIPALGPTGPYRTRNRTTVTDASGVAALELASVPGLVVSHWIDQLRASAPLPVAQAADVLAKAAGVFADQEVLGDDLDAHERRVAELTGTPLAVVRECDRLITATLRDVARTASAARPAGCAPVGTAPSKSLPATAAWRRTGDVLAVHAAGNSPGVHAMWPEALALGYRVAVRPSNRDPLTPLRLVTALREAGVPATQLVVAPCDHATADLIVERSDRAVVYGGQDVVDKYRDRADVRSQGPGRSKLVVAADADRGTGLELARTGALYHAGTACTATTGVLVEHDPAGFAAELAAVLAEVTPAGPVAGTALLPCMPEADARRLATALLDRTEDAVVHLAPRVERLGGEGSLAALTPAVVELTSPKDPLLSYEMPFPCVWVAPFERGATDVLDGSLVLSLHTEDLGLIAAASELTSVSNVYRSRPTSWIHPDVPHDGFLGEFLMRATGLALADENETRSDK, from the coding sequence ATGCTGGACATCCCCGCGCTGGGGCCGACCGGGCCCTACAGGACGCGGAACCGCACCACCGTGACGGACGCCTCGGGCGTAGCGGCACTTGAACTGGCCTCTGTCCCCGGCCTGGTCGTCTCCCACTGGATCGACCAGCTGCGCGCGAGTGCGCCGCTGCCCGTCGCACAGGCGGCGGACGTCCTCGCGAAGGCGGCCGGCGTCTTCGCGGACCAAGAGGTCCTGGGAGACGACCTGGACGCCCACGAGCGGCGGGTCGCGGAGCTGACGGGCACGCCCCTCGCGGTCGTGCGCGAGTGCGACCGGCTCATCACGGCGACCCTTCGCGACGTGGCACGCACCGCGTCCGCGGCCCGGCCCGCCGGCTGCGCCCCGGTCGGTACCGCCCCGTCGAAGTCACTGCCCGCGACGGCCGCCTGGCGCCGCACCGGGGACGTCCTCGCCGTGCACGCGGCGGGCAACAGTCCAGGCGTCCACGCCATGTGGCCGGAGGCCCTGGCCCTCGGTTACCGCGTCGCCGTCCGTCCCTCCAACCGGGATCCGCTCACCCCACTCCGCCTCGTCACCGCGCTGCGGGAGGCGGGCGTACCGGCGACACAGCTGGTCGTGGCGCCCTGCGACCACGCGACAGCGGATCTGATCGTCGAGCGTTCGGACCGCGCCGTGGTGTACGGCGGGCAGGACGTCGTGGACAAGTACCGCGACCGGGCCGACGTCCGGTCGCAGGGGCCGGGCCGCTCGAAGCTGGTCGTGGCGGCCGACGCCGACCGGGGCACAGGGCTCGAACTGGCCCGCACGGGTGCGCTCTACCACGCGGGAACCGCGTGCACGGCGACCACGGGCGTCCTGGTCGAGCACGATCCGGCGGGATTCGCCGCCGAATTGGCCGCCGTGCTCGCCGAGGTGACACCGGCCGGGCCCGTGGCCGGCACGGCCCTGCTGCCCTGCATGCCGGAGGCCGACGCGCGGCGGCTCGCCACGGCGCTCCTGGACCGGACGGAGGACGCGGTCGTGCACCTCGCGCCACGGGTCGAGCGGCTCGGCGGCGAGGGGTCCCTGGCGGCCCTGACACCGGCGGTCGTGGAACTGACCTCCCCGAAGGACCCGCTGCTGTCGTACGAGATGCCCTTCCCGTGCGTGTGGGTCGCCCCGTTCGAACGCGGTGCCACGGACGTCCTCGACGGCTCCCTGGTGCTGTCGCTGCACACCGAGGACCTGGGGCTGATCGCCGCGGCCTCGGAGCTCACCTCGGTGTCCAACGTGTACCGGAGCAGGCCGACCTCGTGGATCCACCCGGACGTGCCGCACGACGGGTTCCTCGGCGAGTTCCTGATGCGCGCCACCGGACTGGCGCTTGCCGACGAGAACGAGACAAGGAGTGACAAGTGA
- a CDS encoding GuaB1 family IMP dehydrogenase-related protein: MRFIEAGTGRYVESSPVSYDLTYDDVFMVPSRSSVGSRQAVDLSSPDGTGTTIPLVVANMTAIAGRRMAETVARRGGLVVIPQDIPIDVVTDVVSWVKSRHLVLDTPIMLAPHQTVADALSLLPKRAHNAGVVVDDDHRPIGVVTDSDLAGVDRFTQLAEVMSRDLLLIDADMDPGEAFNTLDHANRRYAPAVNKDGTLAGILTRKGALRATLYKPATDAQGRLRIAAAVGINGDVAGKAKQLLDAGVDTLVIDTAHGHQESMISALKLVRDLDPQVPIVAGNVVAAAGVRDLIEAGADIVKVGVGPGAMCTTRMMTGVGRPQFSAVLECAAEAKKYGKHVWADGGIRHPRDVAMALAAGASNVMVGSWFAGTYESPGDLQHDAQGRAYKESFGMASARAVRNRTSEESAYDRARKALFEEGISTSRMFLDPARPGVEDLIDSIIAGVRSSCTYAGAASLEEFAEKAIVGIQSAAGYAEGKPLHASWN, from the coding sequence ATGCGCTTCATCGAGGCCGGTACCGGTCGCTACGTAGAGTCATCTCCGGTTTCGTACGACCTGACGTACGACGACGTCTTCATGGTGCCGAGCCGCTCCTCGGTGGGCTCCCGGCAGGCCGTCGACCTCAGCTCCCCGGACGGCACGGGCACCACCATCCCGCTCGTCGTCGCCAACATGACCGCCATCGCCGGGCGCCGCATGGCCGAGACCGTGGCCCGCCGCGGCGGCCTCGTCGTCATACCGCAGGACATCCCCATCGACGTGGTCACCGACGTCGTCTCCTGGGTGAAGAGCCGCCACCTGGTCCTGGACACCCCGATCATGCTGGCGCCCCACCAGACCGTCGCGGACGCGCTGTCGCTGCTGCCCAAGCGCGCGCACAACGCCGGAGTCGTCGTCGACGACGACCACCGGCCGATCGGCGTGGTCACCGACTCCGACCTGGCCGGTGTGGACCGCTTCACGCAGCTCGCCGAGGTCATGTCCCGGGACCTGCTGCTCATCGACGCGGACATGGACCCGGGCGAGGCCTTCAACACCCTCGACCACGCCAACCGCCGCTACGCCCCCGCGGTCAACAAGGACGGCACGCTCGCCGGCATCCTCACCCGCAAGGGCGCCCTGCGCGCCACGCTCTACAAGCCGGCCACGGACGCACAGGGGCGGCTGCGCATCGCCGCCGCCGTCGGCATCAACGGCGACGTCGCGGGCAAGGCCAAGCAACTGCTGGACGCGGGCGTCGACACGCTCGTCATCGACACCGCGCACGGCCACCAGGAGTCGATGATCAGCGCCCTGAAGCTGGTGCGCGACCTCGACCCGCAGGTGCCGATCGTCGCGGGCAACGTCGTGGCCGCCGCGGGCGTGCGCGACCTCATCGAGGCGGGTGCCGACATCGTGAAGGTCGGTGTCGGACCCGGCGCCATGTGCACCACGCGCATGATGACCGGCGTCGGCCGGCCGCAGTTCTCCGCGGTCCTGGAGTGCGCCGCCGAAGCGAAGAAGTACGGCAAGCACGTGTGGGCCGACGGCGGGATCCGCCACCCGCGCGACGTGGCGATGGCGCTCGCCGCCGGCGCGTCCAACGTGATGGTCGGCTCCTGGTTCGCGGGCACCTACGAGTCCCCGGGCGACCTCCAGCACGACGCCCAGGGGCGTGCCTACAAGGAGTCCTTCGGCATGGCCTCCGCGCGTGCCGTGCGCAACCGCACGTCGGAGGAGTCGGCGTACGACCGGGCCCGCAAGGCACTGTTCGAGGAGGGCATCTCCACGTCCCGGATGTTCCTCGACCCGGCACGCCCCGGCGTCGAGGATCTGATCGACTCGATCATCGCGGGCGTCCGCTCCTCCTGCACGTACGCCGGTGCCGCCTCCCTGGAGGAGTTCGCCGAGAAGGCCATCGTCGGCATCCAGAGCGCCGCCGGCTACGCCGAGGGCAAGCCGCTGCACGCCAGCTGGAACTGA